TGTGGCCGTATTATTTTGTGAATCTACCAACACCAATTGTCCATTCACCTCTTTGATACCTAAATTTTCACCATTAAGGGTTCGTAAATAGGCCTTTCCTGAATTATTGGCGATGGCTTTCTTTAAAGAATAACTGTCCAGTCGGCCGGGAATAATATAAAATTTAAAAAATTGTTCCAGCGCGTTACCTTCGGAAAATAATGCCTTATAAGTTTCTTCGGGAAGTGCTCGATAGGAACTGTCTACAGATACAAAAACCGTGAACATGGTTCCTTCTTTAAATATATCTTGTTCGTAATCTTCTAATAGTAACCCTGTTTCAGCAAACCCGGGAGCCAGTGCCAGATTTTCAAAAAGTGATTTCTCCGAGCTAAAAGTAACGCCATTCCATTCGGTTTCAACAAGTACGTCGTCTGAACTGACATATTTCTGCGCACAAAGGGAGGAACTAAAAATTACACTCACAAAAAGACTGATAACAAGAATAGGTTTCATATTTCAAATTTTTTCCGGATAAAAATAAACAAATA
This genomic stretch from Ulvibacter sp. MAR_2010_11 harbors:
- a CDS encoding fasciclin domain-containing protein — protein: MKPILVISLFVSVIFSSSLCAQKYVSSDDVLVETEWNGVTFSSEKSLFENLALAPGFAETGLLLEDYEQDIFKEGTMFTVFVSVDSSYRALPEETYKALFSEGNALEQFFKFYIIPGRLDSYSLKKAIANNSGKAYLRTLNGENLGIKEVNGQLVLVDSQNNTATVTASNFYHSNGFFHIVEGLVFPSK